The following proteins are encoded in a genomic region of Desulfosporosinus youngiae DSM 17734:
- a CDS encoding ABC transporter permease, which produces MGKSILKKTGEYLLTFWVIITLNFFIPRLMPGDPFTFLSSGEGQITVTYSEAQIAKYKAYYGLDKPLPVQYTIYLTNLLQGNIGYSIYYNNSVLSVIGKRVLWTLAIVLAALLISCLVGTVLGSLSAWHRSGAFDKIMYSLIIALSEIPAFLIGILFLFILAAQLELFPLSGGMKPFADYGSWTDKLSDLMAHAFLPVLTLSLVRLGEFYLLSRNSMISVLSKDYMRTARAKGLEKRRLIFRHALKNALLPIVTRLFLSLGAVFGGAILVENVFKYPGVGFLMREAVLVRDYVLIQGIFLFVAVTVLTMNLLADLIYSRLDPRVS; this is translated from the coding sequence ATGGGCAAAAGCATCCTTAAAAAAACCGGCGAGTACCTGCTGACCTTTTGGGTTATTATCACTCTGAACTTTTTCATCCCCCGACTTATGCCCGGAGACCCCTTTACCTTTTTATCCTCCGGTGAGGGACAGATCACCGTCACTTATTCCGAGGCGCAAATCGCCAAATACAAGGCTTATTACGGACTCGACAAGCCCCTGCCGGTTCAGTACACAATCTATCTGACCAACCTGCTGCAGGGTAATATCGGCTACAGCATTTACTACAACAACAGTGTTCTCTCGGTGATCGGCAAGCGGGTGTTATGGACTCTGGCCATTGTTCTGGCCGCACTTCTGATCAGCTGCCTGGTGGGTACGGTGCTGGGAAGCCTTTCCGCCTGGCACCGCAGCGGAGCCTTTGATAAGATCATGTATTCTCTTATCATTGCTCTTTCTGAAATACCGGCTTTTCTAATCGGCATTCTCTTTCTCTTTATCCTGGCCGCCCAGCTGGAACTCTTCCCTTTGTCGGGAGGCATGAAGCCCTTTGCCGACTACGGCAGCTGGACAGATAAACTCTCAGATCTTATGGCCCATGCTTTCCTGCCTGTTCTTACTTTGTCCCTGGTCCGCCTGGGCGAATTCTACCTTCTCTCCCGCAACAGCATGATCTCAGTGCTCTCCAAGGATTACATGAGAACGGCCCGGGCCAAGGGGCTGGAAAAAAGGCGGCTTATCTTCCGCCATGCTCTTAAAAACGCTCTTCTGCCTATCGTAACCAGGTTGTTTTTGTCCCTTGGCGCCGTCTTTGGCGGCGCTATCCTGGTGGAAAATGTCTTCAAGTATCCGGGGGTGGGGTTTTTGATGAGAGAGGCGGTCCTGGTCAGGGACTATGTCCTTATTCAGGGAATCTTCTTATTCGTAGCCGTTACGGTCCTGACTATGAATCTCCTGGCCGATCTCATCTACAGCAGATTAGACCCGAGGGTGAGTTAA
- a CDS encoding ABC transporter ATP-binding protein, whose translation MILSAKEIEFRYSSRTILDKVGFSVQRGEFLSILGNNGAGKSTLLKTLNRILQPKKGSVLLDNQEVSELSRLAIALKMAYVAQNYESNRQTVFDAVLLGRKPHIKWEATASDLALVQEVLARTGLEEFALRYLDELSGGELQKVVIARALAQEPEVLLLDEPTSNLDLRNQIEVLRTIQAAAREKNIAVVAVMHDLNLALRFSDKFLLLQNTKVFAAGGPEVMTAENISQAYGVPVSVERVRNQMVVIPS comes from the coding sequence ATGATCCTGTCTGCCAAAGAGATCGAATTTAGATACAGTTCCCGGACAATCTTGGATAAGGTAGGTTTTTCCGTGCAAAGAGGAGAGTTTCTCTCCATTCTAGGGAACAATGGCGCCGGGAAATCCACACTGCTCAAGACCTTGAACAGGATTTTGCAGCCTAAAAAGGGCAGCGTTTTATTAGATAACCAGGAAGTGTCTGAGCTTAGCCGTTTGGCAATAGCCCTGAAGATGGCCTATGTCGCCCAAAACTACGAGAGCAATCGGCAGACTGTCTTTGACGCTGTCCTTTTAGGCCGCAAGCCTCACATTAAGTGGGAGGCGACAGCGTCAGACTTGGCGCTGGTGCAAGAGGTATTGGCAAGAACCGGTCTGGAGGAATTTGCGCTTCGCTACTTAGATGAACTGAGTGGAGGGGAACTGCAGAAAGTCGTGATTGCCAGGGCCTTAGCTCAGGAACCTGAGGTTCTCTTATTAGATGAGCCAACCAGCAACTTGGATCTGAGAAATCAAATTGAAGTGCTGAGAACCATTCAGGCTGCTGCTAGAGAGAAGAATATTGCGGTGGTTGCGGTGATGCACGATCTGAATCTGGCATTACGCTTCTCAGATAAATTTCTGTTATTGCAGAACACCAAAGTTTTTGCCGCCGGAGGCCCGGAAGTGATGACCGCTGAGAACATCTCTCAGGCTTATGGAGTTCCGGTAAGTGTGGAGCGGGTACGGAACCAAATGGTCGTGATTCCAAGTTAG
- a CDS encoding MFS transporter, with protein sequence MAITAEQPIQKQPIQYSKIGILSLAHMLNDLYSNFLPQMLPFLIILHPDFTATQAAILVASFTISSSLVQPFIGYYLDRRGKRWFVYVGTLWMAIMLSLTGVVHENYLLLVTLATLAGLGTAAFHPQASTMVNILSGDYKAVLLSTFIAFGNFGFALSPLLLVPLFETYGLQGTLYFVIPGIIVSLLLLFFAPRVDVSPQNPPEFSALAASLQAAAKELIAIVGVIAIRSLAYTGLLTILPLYFKSQNLSNIAASHLVTIMLAAGAAGGIIGGFISDRFGRKPLIVGSLLLATPLFFAFLYTEGALSTMFLALAGASLLSSFSVTVVAAQEVIPNNKAMAAGLTLGFAGGVGGLAVVLIGRIADLWGLQSAISTLFILPLIAGLIGLFMKSRPAARAQRGI encoded by the coding sequence ATGGCCATTACAGCAGAACAGCCTATTCAAAAACAGCCTATTCAATACTCTAAAATCGGTATCTTATCCTTAGCTCATATGCTCAATGATCTCTATAGTAACTTTCTTCCCCAGATGCTTCCCTTTCTAATTATTTTACACCCGGATTTTACAGCAACTCAAGCAGCAATCCTGGTAGCTTCCTTTACCATCTCATCATCCTTAGTACAACCTTTTATCGGCTATTATCTGGATCGCCGAGGCAAACGTTGGTTTGTCTATGTCGGGACCCTTTGGATGGCCATCATGCTCAGCCTGACAGGGGTTGTTCATGAGAACTACCTGCTTTTGGTTACCTTAGCGACTCTGGCCGGTCTTGGTACGGCCGCTTTTCATCCTCAAGCTTCCACCATGGTCAATATTTTAAGCGGGGATTATAAAGCGGTTTTACTTTCAACCTTTATCGCCTTTGGTAATTTCGGTTTTGCCCTTAGTCCCTTGCTTTTGGTACCCTTATTTGAGACCTATGGCTTACAGGGAACCCTTTACTTTGTGATTCCCGGTATCATCGTATCCCTGCTCCTTTTGTTCTTTGCTCCCCGGGTCGATGTATCTCCCCAAAACCCTCCTGAGTTTTCCGCTCTGGCAGCATCCTTGCAAGCCGCTGCTAAGGAACTGATCGCTATCGTCGGAGTTATCGCCATCCGCTCTTTAGCTTATACAGGATTGCTCACCATACTTCCTTTGTATTTTAAATCCCAGAATCTATCCAATATTGCCGCCAGTCATCTGGTAACAATTATGCTGGCTGCCGGTGCAGCAGGCGGAATTATCGGCGGTTTTATCTCCGATAGGTTTGGCCGAAAGCCCTTAATCGTAGGATCCCTCCTCCTGGCTACACCTTTGTTCTTTGCTTTCCTTTACACCGAAGGTGCCTTGAGCACTATGTTCCTAGCCTTAGCCGGAGCTTCTTTACTTTCGAGCTTCTCGGTAACCGTGGTCGCGGCTCAAGAAGTTATTCCCAATAATAAGGCCATGGCAGCAGGATTAACTTTAGGCTTTGCCGGAGGGGTCGGGGGGCTTGCAGTGGTGCTCATCGGCCGCATCGCCGATCTTTGGGGGCTTCAAAGTGCCATATCCACCCTCTTTATCCTGCCTCTCATCGCCGGTCTGATAGGGCTATTTATGAAAAGCCGTCCTGCAGCACGAGCTCAGCGGGGTATCTAA
- a CDS encoding CGGC domain-containing protein, giving the protein MTNIAIFSCPKVTNKLGCSGSDCLDELRNRLGPYEIYDSSESLEMIGVINCPGCPAEADSERIINQVQYLLKFKVEKIHFTNCLSFYCAFRYNYQVLIEGKFPNIEVVQGKYESAVLSCIPKSLNSVKM; this is encoded by the coding sequence ATGACAAATATAGCAATTTTCAGCTGTCCGAAAGTAACTAATAAATTAGGATGCTCCGGTTCTGATTGTTTAGATGAACTAAGAAACAGGCTAGGCCCTTATGAGATATACGATAGTTCTGAAAGCCTTGAGATGATAGGAGTTATTAATTGTCCGGGATGCCCTGCAGAAGCTGATTCAGAAAGAATTATCAATCAGGTTCAGTATCTGCTTAAATTTAAGGTTGAGAAAATTCATTTCACTAATTGTCTGAGTTTTTATTGTGCTTTCAGATACAATTATCAAGTTCTGATTGAAGGAAAGTTTCCGAATATCGAAGTTGTACAGGGAAAATATGAATCAGCGGTACTTTCCTGTATTCCTAAATCACTAAACTCAGTTAAGATGTAA
- a CDS encoding FecCD family ABC transporter permease yields MVRNESVPDSGTANHYLRYTWKKKLIMLALILLTAVLALYAISAGSAELSPWQVLLTLLGQTEGQSQIIIWSIRLPRVLAAMVAGIGLGAAGAVMQNVLRNPLASPTTVGIAQGAAFGAALAIVGWGAGSSSSTGGGTILISSPYLVTISAFVGAMLSTMIIIFLAQYKGVSPESMVLAGFALGFFFQAGTMLLQYFTNDVNVAAIVFWTFGDIGRAAWGELGIMSCVVFGSVLFFLFNRWNYNALDSGAETAKGLGVNVEKTRQLGMFFASLITATAVSFLGIIAFIGLVAPHLVRRLIGGDNRFLIPASGVMGALLLLAADTLARRIIAPVILPVGAVTSFLGAPLFLYLLVKGAKLR; encoded by the coding sequence TTGGTTCGCAATGAAAGCGTGCCGGATAGCGGGACGGCAAATCATTATTTGAGATATACTTGGAAGAAAAAATTAATCATGCTGGCACTAATCCTTCTGACTGCAGTGCTCGCCCTCTATGCCATCAGTGCCGGTTCAGCTGAGCTTTCACCCTGGCAGGTCCTCTTGACGTTGCTCGGCCAAACCGAAGGACAGTCTCAGATTATCATTTGGTCAATCCGCTTACCCCGAGTATTGGCAGCAATGGTGGCGGGGATAGGTTTGGGGGCTGCCGGTGCGGTCATGCAAAATGTTCTCAGAAATCCCTTAGCCTCTCCGACTACCGTCGGTATAGCTCAAGGCGCAGCCTTTGGGGCTGCGCTGGCCATCGTTGGCTGGGGAGCAGGTAGTTCTTCAAGCACAGGTGGAGGAACGATTCTGATTAGCAGTCCTTATCTTGTCACTATTTCCGCCTTCGTGGGGGCTATGCTTTCGACTATGATCATTATTTTTCTGGCCCAATATAAGGGTGTGTCACCAGAGTCTATGGTGTTGGCCGGGTTTGCTTTAGGATTTTTCTTTCAGGCAGGCACTATGCTTTTACAGTATTTTACTAATGATGTCAACGTTGCAGCAATTGTCTTCTGGACGTTTGGAGATATCGGGCGGGCAGCATGGGGAGAGTTAGGGATTATGTCCTGTGTAGTCTTCGGCTCCGTACTCTTTTTCTTATTTAACCGTTGGAATTATAATGCTCTGGACAGTGGGGCAGAAACCGCCAAGGGTCTGGGTGTCAACGTGGAAAAAACGAGACAGTTGGGGATGTTCTTTGCTTCTTTGATTACTGCTACGGCAGTTTCCTTTTTAGGCATAATTGCCTTCATTGGTCTTGTTGCGCCCCATCTTGTGAGGCGCTTGATTGGCGGGGACAATCGCTTTCTTATTCCGGCATCCGGGGTGATGGGGGCTTTGCTGCTTCTGGCTGCGGATACTCTGGCCAGGCGGATCATCGCACCCGTGATCTTGCCTGTAGGGGCAGTAACCTCTTTTCTGGGAGCTCCTCTCTTTCTCTATCTGCTGGTGAAGGGGGCTAAGTTGCGATGA
- a CDS encoding ABC transporter ATP-binding protein, with translation MEDSLIRVENLSVDYRPDQECPPAVSRVSFTLDRGASLGIIGESGSGKTSLALALMGLIKKPASAGGRIYFGDRELNSLTEKERNLYRWGKIAIVFQNSLDVLNPVLTVHEQILECLLRHTNLTGQAAAEKVLRLLELVGLKPSWNTYYPHQLSGGMRQRVLLAMALSCDPEVLIVDEPTTALDAIAKSEIVSLLLRLHKERKFALLVISHEMQIVAKLTSRVMVMYGGHIVEEGLTRDVLKNPLHTYTRGLIQASPALNPYLDLWGIPGESDQNSPEGCPFYRRCQQKLAECRTKGPLLEYISLERKVACNQGGIATLLLGRGLKKTFVFKGRAVKACDNCDLSVRSGEVAVLLGESGSGKTTLAGLLSGVLTPDMGEVLFAGEKVRGNSATCRPKGIQIVFQDPFTATNEHLSIAQVVREPLDILKLGSKGERMETVRQALKDVQLPADDEFMARKCHSLSGGQRQRVALARSLIMEPRLLIADEISSMLDPSTQANVLRLLKGLQNAKGFAMLYITHDLALARKIADRVYVMYQGRIIEDGSVVEVFDSPREDYTGKLVKQSL, from the coding sequence ATGGAGGATTCACTTATAAGGGTGGAAAACCTTTCCGTAGATTACCGGCCGGATCAGGAATGCCCTCCGGCAGTCAGCCGGGTCAGCTTTACTCTGGACAGAGGGGCCAGTTTAGGAATCATCGGCGAGTCCGGCAGCGGCAAAACCTCTCTGGCCCTGGCCCTGATGGGGCTGATTAAAAAACCCGCCTCCGCCGGCGGCCGGATTTACTTTGGAGATCGGGAATTAAACAGCCTGACAGAAAAGGAACGGAATCTCTATCGCTGGGGAAAGATTGCCATTGTCTTTCAAAACAGTCTGGATGTGCTGAATCCTGTCTTAACGGTCCACGAGCAGATCCTGGAATGTCTTCTCAGGCACACGAACCTGACCGGGCAGGCCGCCGCTGAAAAAGTTCTCCGGCTTCTGGAACTGGTGGGTCTTAAGCCAAGCTGGAACACTTATTACCCTCATCAGTTATCCGGAGGCATGCGCCAGAGGGTCTTGCTGGCCATGGCATTGTCCTGCGATCCCGAGGTTTTAATCGTGGATGAACCCACCACGGCCCTGGACGCTATTGCCAAGAGTGAAATTGTCAGTCTCCTGCTCCGGCTCCACAAGGAAAGGAAATTCGCCTTGCTGGTCATCTCTCATGAGATGCAGATTGTCGCCAAACTGACGAGCAGGGTGATGGTCATGTACGGGGGACACATTGTGGAAGAAGGCTTAACCAGGGACGTCCTGAAAAATCCCCTCCACACCTACACCCGGGGCCTGATTCAGGCTTCTCCCGCCCTTAACCCCTACCTGGATTTGTGGGGTATACCGGGGGAATCGGACCAAAACAGCCCGGAGGGATGTCCCTTTTACCGGCGCTGCCAGCAAAAGCTGGCGGAATGCCGGACCAAGGGGCCTCTCCTGGAGTATATTTCCCTGGAACGGAAAGTGGCCTGCAACCAAGGGGGGATTGCCACCCTGCTCCTGGGCCGCGGGCTTAAAAAGACCTTTGTGTTTAAAGGCAGAGCCGTTAAGGCTTGCGACAACTGCGATCTGTCCGTCCGCTCGGGGGAAGTGGCCGTCCTCCTGGGCGAATCAGGCTCCGGCAAAACCACCCTGGCCGGTCTTCTCTCCGGAGTATTGACCCCGGACATGGGCGAAGTCCTCTTTGCCGGGGAAAAAGTCAGGGGAAACAGCGCCACCTGCCGGCCAAAGGGTATTCAAATCGTCTTTCAGGACCCCTTTACCGCTACTAATGAACACCTGAGTATTGCCCAAGTGGTCAGGGAACCTCTGGATATCCTGAAACTGGGCAGCAAAGGGGAACGAATGGAAACAGTACGCCAGGCTCTCAAGGATGTTCAGCTTCCCGCTGACGATGAGTTTATGGCCCGAAAATGTCACAGCTTAAGCGGCGGCCAGCGGCAGCGGGTGGCTCTGGCCCGCAGTCTGATCATGGAACCCCGGCTCTTGATTGCCGATGAAATCAGCTCCATGCTGGACCCTTCCACTCAGGCCAATGTCCTGAGACTCCTCAAGGGACTGCAGAACGCCAAGGGGTTTGCCATGCTCTACATCACTCACGATCTGGCCCTGGCCCGCAAGATTGCCGATCGGGTTTATGTCATGTATCAAGGCAGGATTATCGAGGATGGGTCTGTAGTGGAGGTCTTTGATTCCCCTAGGGAAGACTATACCGGCAAGCTGGTGAAACAGTCCCTTTAA
- a CDS encoding ABC transporter substrate-binding protein — MFKKLLKTVISLALAATLGLTGCTNSQPAAGDGPQSSGPLVINLEGGDWGYPTPFSHYSRGPGSFKMALIFDSLLERGEKGYIPWLADKWEVSGDGLTYTFTLKDNVRWQDGRPMTAEDVKFSFDYYAVHPPVSNDLTIDNQSFIQSVEATDAKTVRFKVEKPLAIVLGKIGNTRIIPRHIWESVDDPLKFTAPEAAVGTGPFLLKEYNKEQGAYKFEAFKDFWGPKPLVDTLQFVPVSDPVLAFDKGEIDLTGSITTDILPKYQNSEDYKVLQNPGFWGYRLIFNMEKRPELKDKAVRQAFAYAINRRELVEKVARNAAVPASAGYLPVGHLWYNPAVKDYEFNLEKARQLLAGRTLSVKLLTGNSNEELRIGELLKISLAQAGIELSVTSADTKTRDAAVKKGDYELVLNGHGGWGGDADLLRTSYASKITTSQSPSADGIRGYSNEQLNELCRQQLYELDAEKRKAMVFRIQELIAEEVPQLPLYNTTGYVVFKPAKFDGWKYMFDHHEVTHNKLSYLDVN, encoded by the coding sequence ATGTTTAAGAAACTATTAAAAACTGTAATATCCTTGGCTCTTGCAGCCACTCTGGGGCTGACGGGCTGCACGAATTCCCAACCCGCCGCCGGCGACGGGCCACAATCTTCCGGCCCCTTGGTTATCAACCTGGAAGGAGGAGACTGGGGCTATCCCACTCCCTTCAGCCATTATTCCCGGGGGCCGGGCAGCTTTAAGATGGCCCTGATCTTCGACAGCCTCCTGGAACGAGGGGAAAAAGGCTATATTCCCTGGCTGGCTGACAAGTGGGAGGTCTCCGGAGACGGTCTGACCTACACCTTTACGCTCAAAGACAATGTCAGATGGCAGGACGGCCGGCCTATGACGGCGGAGGATGTCAAGTTTTCCTTCGATTATTACGCGGTTCATCCCCCGGTCTCCAATGACCTGACCATTGACAACCAAAGCTTCATTCAGTCGGTAGAAGCTACGGACGCCAAAACCGTGCGCTTTAAGGTGGAAAAACCCCTGGCCATTGTCCTGGGTAAAATCGGAAATACCCGGATTATTCCCCGCCACATCTGGGAAAGTGTAGATGACCCCCTTAAGTTCACCGCCCCTGAAGCCGCCGTCGGCACGGGGCCCTTCCTGCTTAAGGAATACAATAAGGAACAGGGTGCCTATAAGTTTGAAGCCTTTAAAGACTTCTGGGGACCGAAGCCCCTGGTGGATACCCTCCAGTTTGTCCCTGTCAGTGATCCTGTTCTGGCTTTTGACAAGGGTGAAATCGACCTAACCGGCAGTATTACTACGGATATCCTGCCTAAGTATCAAAACAGCGAAGACTATAAGGTCCTGCAAAACCCCGGCTTTTGGGGGTATCGCCTCATTTTCAATATGGAAAAAAGGCCGGAACTCAAAGATAAGGCTGTTCGTCAAGCCTTTGCCTATGCCATCAACCGCCGGGAACTGGTGGAAAAGGTGGCCAGGAACGCGGCCGTACCGGCAAGCGCGGGCTACCTGCCTGTGGGACACCTCTGGTATAATCCGGCAGTTAAAGACTACGAGTTTAATCTCGAAAAGGCCAGGCAGCTCCTGGCGGGCCGGACCCTTTCCGTTAAGCTCTTAACCGGCAACTCCAATGAAGAATTGCGAATCGGAGAGCTGCTCAAAATAAGTCTGGCCCAGGCCGGAATTGAACTCAGCGTTACCAGTGCGGACACTAAAACCCGGGATGCGGCCGTTAAAAAAGGCGACTATGAACTGGTTTTGAACGGCCACGGCGGCTGGGGCGGCGATGCGGACCTGCTGCGAACAAGTTATGCCAGTAAAATCACCACCAGCCAAAGTCCCTCTGCCGACGGCATCCGCGGCTACAGCAATGAGCAGCTCAACGAGCTCTGCCGGCAGCAATTGTATGAATTGGACGCTGAGAAGCGCAAAGCCATGGTTTTCCGGATCCAGGAGCTGATCGCTGAGGAAGTTCCCCAACTTCCCCTCTACAACACCACCGGCTATGTGGTCTTCAAGCCGGCCAAGTTTGACGGCTGGAAATATATGTTCGACCATCACGAGGTAACCCACAACAAGCTCTCCTACCTGGATGTGAACTAG
- a CDS encoding ABC transporter permease has protein sequence MKYVRQAIATLRSLSFLGKSGLAVISAVFILAVFSSWLAPHSWSVPSGKALEPPGAGHWLGTDDLGIDLWAQICYGAGISISVGLGTALLAGIGGSIIGIFAGYFGGLADKVVMRLTDLVIVLPDLPMMIVLGAFFGPSVRNIIIVLALFSWTIPARIVRSKIIAVKQENYVTAAASYGAGFWHLTLRHFLPNIFPLVMVSTVRLTSRAIVAEAGLAFLGLGDPTSKSWGLIMNHAINFKGIYFTEYWKWWVVSPITAIMLLVTALAFIGRDLEKVISTKT, from the coding sequence ATGAAGTATGTCAGACAAGCAATTGCAACTCTCCGGAGCTTATCCTTCCTGGGAAAATCGGGTCTGGCCGTGATTTCAGCCGTCTTTATCCTGGCTGTCTTCTCCTCCTGGCTGGCCCCTCATTCCTGGAGCGTCCCCTCCGGAAAGGCTCTGGAGCCCCCCGGGGCCGGCCACTGGCTGGGTACGGATGATTTGGGCATCGACCTTTGGGCACAGATTTGCTACGGTGCCGGGATCAGCATCAGCGTGGGCTTGGGCACCGCTTTGCTGGCAGGAATCGGCGGCAGCATCATCGGCATCTTTGCGGGATACTTTGGCGGGCTGGCGGACAAAGTGGTCATGCGCCTCACCGACCTGGTGATTGTCCTGCCGGATCTGCCCATGATGATTGTGCTGGGAGCTTTTTTCGGTCCCAGTGTCCGCAACATTATTATCGTCCTGGCTCTTTTTTCCTGGACGATACCGGCGAGAATCGTCCGCTCCAAGATCATTGCCGTCAAACAGGAAAATTATGTGACGGCGGCTGCCAGCTATGGGGCGGGGTTTTGGCATCTGACTCTGCGCCACTTCCTGCCCAATATCTTTCCCCTGGTCATGGTCAGCACCGTTCGCCTGACCAGCCGGGCTATCGTTGCCGAGGCCGGCCTGGCCTTTTTAGGCTTGGGAGACCCCACCTCCAAAAGCTGGGGCCTGATTATGAACCATGCTATCAACTTTAAGGGGATTTACTTTACGGAGTACTGGAAATGGTGGGTGGTCAGTCCCATTACCGCCATTATGCTGCTGGTTACCGCCCTGGCCTTTATCGGCAGGGATCTGGAAAAAGTCATCAGCACTAAAACCTAA
- a CDS encoding RrF2 family transcriptional regulator: MKYSKATDYALHTVLFLARSSSEKKLGVQELAEKQKVSPTYLSKILNKLVKEGIIHSSPGVNGGYSLSPHWEKISFLDIIQGIEGKTSLFDCCLNSNPECSIKKVMLAAEKNMEEELRTIKISDLV; this comes from the coding sequence ATGAAATATTCCAAAGCAACAGATTATGCTCTTCACACAGTCTTATTTCTTGCCAGGAGCAGTTCGGAAAAAAAATTGGGGGTTCAGGAATTAGCTGAAAAACAAAAAGTTTCTCCTACTTACTTATCGAAAATACTTAACAAGCTGGTTAAAGAAGGGATTATTCACTCTTCACCAGGAGTTAACGGCGGATATTCCCTAAGTCCCCATTGGGAGAAGATATCTTTCTTGGATATCATTCAAGGCATAGAAGGAAAAACCTCCTTATTTGATTGCTGTCTGAACTCAAACCCTGAATGTTCAATAAAAAAAGTTATGCTTGCGGCAGAGAAAAATATGGAAGAGGAATTAAGAACTATAAAAATATCAGATCTTGTCTAG
- a CDS encoding FRG domain-containing protein: MILSGDYMRGNFDEGVLKLDLSSWREFSRLVTGRTFSTSQVIWRGQRVAEWLLESTWGRTLKKLDIDGLLPYRHFKYAGRGRGRENPEIMESDDDWWASGQHYGSVTPLLEWTASPFTAAYFAFCKDSDEQDQRAIYSFALRTAKVINSKLKIKNPGIHEDNLLVRFINPAFDNHSGLIKSRGLFTKSPTGVDIEQWVRKNVSLVDDKEIVLVKLTLPNSERTKILKALNRMNINQARLFPDQQQALNYKKRRLMLIKR, encoded by the coding sequence ATGATCTTAAGCGGCGATTATATGAGGGGTAATTTTGATGAAGGAGTTCTTAAGCTTGATCTTTCTTCCTGGCGGGAGTTTTCCCGCCTGGTAACAGGGAGAACCTTCAGCACAAGTCAGGTTATTTGGCGGGGGCAGCGGGTCGCCGAATGGTTATTAGAATCAACTTGGGGAAGAACGCTAAAAAAGCTGGATATTGACGGTTTGCTGCCTTATAGACATTTTAAGTATGCCGGCAGGGGAAGAGGACGGGAAAATCCGGAAATAATGGAATCTGACGATGATTGGTGGGCATCAGGACAACATTACGGTTCCGTTACGCCACTTCTGGAATGGACCGCCTCGCCTTTTACCGCCGCCTATTTTGCGTTCTGTAAGGATAGTGATGAACAGGATCAACGGGCTATTTATTCCTTTGCTTTGAGAACAGCGAAGGTCATTAATTCGAAGTTGAAAATAAAAAATCCTGGCATTCATGAAGACAATTTATTGGTTAGATTCATAAATCCAGCCTTCGACAATCATTCCGGCTTAATAAAGTCGAGAGGTCTGTTTACAAAGTCCCCAACCGGAGTAGATATTGAGCAGTGGGTCAGAAAAAACGTTAGTTTAGTTGATGATAAAGAGATAGTTTTAGTTAAGCTGACCTTGCCTAACTCTGAACGAACCAAGATCTTGAAAGCGCTGAATAGAATGAATATAAATCAGGCAAGACTTTTTCCTGATCAACAGCAAGCCTTAAACTATAAGAAGAGACGATTAATGCTTATTAAGCGCTGA